One segment of Babesia bigemina genome assembly Bbig001, chromosome : II DNA contains the following:
- a CDS encoding RNA pseudouridine synthase A 2, putative — protein MTREKVATRTDGDESISSPVVNDCSVEHPGIATTAPPQGAESSSTHRPNEDSHDVAGELREELEMAGCQKVYRTPSGPNPGAQQALTNVVMTVEYDGSEYNGFVGPNHFYNDERLAMTAENLNTESQRHTSANKSVSNEVLRAIAVIHGYIPNRRKRKKQTTAVNVDEEAVYDVDDDVCTYTLPAERRFTLVASSRTDKGVHATETACQYISFDREPPFNGDLDAFMDRVNRILPEDIRVTAMIAAPKPEFNVRFDNIGKCYTYKVDLSECPSLFERKHHWQIVADSQFRNTLLKSRFIFHSTGKHIREEYNEVREQFSFDRVREAADVIQGTHNFEGFRKKSRGNEKMITKNPICTIHRIDIQRNDTEVGQNKFQFVIHGDRFLYKMVGYGVLKVDDIRLMLERGEAIPDIPYAPSNGLYLTKVKFQPGVEAAIAESKERRCQRLRSLLKPLVEHRGNTLC, from the exons ATGACACGGGAAAAGGTGGCAACGAGGACTGACGGGGATGAGAGCATCAGTTCGCCCGTTGTAAACGACTGCTCCGTTGAGCATCCAGGTATCGCAACAACCGCCCCGCCGCAAGGGGCCGAGTCTTCGTCCACTCATCGTCCTAATGAAGATTCGCACGATGTTGCGGGTGAACTTCGAGAGGAACTAGAGATGGCAGGGTGCCAAAAGGTGTATCGGACGCCATCAGGGCCGAATCCCGGGGCTCAGCAGGCCTTGACGAACGTTGTCATGACCGTCGAATATGATGGCAGCGAATACAACGGTTTTGTCGGTCCCAACCACTTTTACAATGATGAGAGGCTCGCAATGACTGCGGAGAATCTTAACACCGAAAGCCAACGGCATACGTCGGCGAACAAAAGCGTTAGCAATGAGGTGTTGCGGGCTATAGCAGTCATACACGGTTACATACCGAATCgcaggaagcggaagaAGCAAACAACTGCAGTGAACGTAGATGAGGAAGCTGTGTACGATGTAGATGACGATGTATGCACCTATACCCTGCCAGCAGAACGCAGATTTACACTTGTTGCGTCCAGCCGAACAGACAAAGGCGTACACGCCACAGAAACG GCCTGCCAGTACATCTCATTTGACCGCGAACCGCCCTTTAACGGCGACCTTGACGCCTTTATGGACAGGGTTAACCGCATTTTACCGGAAGACATTCGAGTCACGGCAATGATCGCAGCACCTAAGCCAGAG TTTAATGTAAGGTTCGACAACATAGGAAAATGCTACACCTACAAAGTGGACCTGTCGGAGTGCCCCAGCCTTTTCGAGAGGAAGCATCACTGGCAGATCGTCGCGGATTCACAATTCAGAAACACTTTGCTGAAAAGTCGGTTTATATTCCATAGTACGGGGAAACATATACGTGAAGAATACAACGAAGTCAGAGAACAATTCTCTTTCGACCGAGTGCGCGAGGCAGCTGACGTCATACAGGGCACGCACAACTTCGAG GGGTTCCGCAAAAAGAGTCGAGGCAATGAAAAAATGATAACGAAGAACCCCATCTGTACCATACACAGGATTGACATTCAGCGAAACGACACTGAAGTTGGACAAAATAAATTTCAGTTTGTGATTCACGGGGATAGGTTCTTGTACAAAATG GTTGGATACGGGGTTCTTAAAGTGGACGACATCAGGCTCATGTTGGAACGAGGAGAGGCTATACCCGACATACCATACGCTCCGAGCAACGGACTATATCTGACTAAAGTAAAATTCCAACCCGGCGTTGAAGCGGCCATAGCGGAGTCGAAGGAGAGGCGCTGCCAGCGTCTCAGAAGCTTACTCAAACCACTTGTAGAGCACCGGGGCAACACTCTGTGCTGA
- a CDS encoding 40S ribosomal subunit protein S14, putative, whose product MSSKKASKAGAEGSGETAAAAPAAAASTPLGPQNKGEQVFGVAHIFASFNDTFIHVTDLSGRETLVRVTGGMKVKADRDESSPYAAMMAAQDVAARLKELGITAVHIKLRATGGTRSKTPGPGAQSALRSLARSGLKIGRIEDVTPIPTDSTRRKCGRRGRRL is encoded by the exons ATGTCGTCCAAGAAGGCCTCCAAGGCGGGCGCCGAGGGCTCCGGTGAGACCGCCGCGGCTGCTCCTGCGGCCGCTGCCAGCACTCCTCTCGGCCCCCAGAACAAGGGTGAGCAGGTCTTCGGCGTGGCCCACATCTTCGCCTCCTTCAACGACACCTTCATCCATGTCACCGATCTTTCTGGCCGTGAAACTCTCGTCCGTGTGACAG GTGgtatgaaggtgaaggctGACCGTGACGAGTCCAGCCCTTACGCTGCTATGATGGCAGCCCAGGACGTCGCTGCAAGGCTTAAGGAGCTTGGCATCACTGCCGTTCACATTAAGCTGCGCGCCACTGGAGGCACGAGGTCGAAGACCCCTGGCCCCGGTGCGCAATCTGCTCTTCGTTCGCTTGCCCGTTCCGGACTTAAGATCGGCAGGATCGAGGACGTCACTCCCATCCCCACCGACTCCACCAGGAGGAAGTGCGGTAGGAGAGGTAGGAGGTTGTGA